In Chryseobacterium turcicum, a single window of DNA contains:
- the rnc gene encoding ribonuclease III — MELQKYFSKFLIKKRKRQLTERDYFLTTELNKILGIEVQNVNFYREAFSIKTSSKNQESNYERLEFLGDAVLGTIVSCHLFQTYPKANEGYMTQMKSKIVNRKNLNKLGEDLKLTDLLQKNNHVVALGENISGNLFEALVGAVYLDFQYEICKKIVLDRLLTPSEINKLENKIVSYKGLLLEWSQKKKLNIKYETCEEIQVNKSVVFRCHVWLGSEKISNATETSKKKAEEKAAQRAFYILNKKENILGNPKTL, encoded by the coding sequence ATGGAGTTACAGAAATACTTTTCTAAATTCCTTATCAAAAAAAGAAAAAGACAACTTACGGAAAGAGACTATTTCCTGACCACAGAACTAAATAAAATTTTAGGGATTGAGGTTCAGAATGTCAACTTTTATCGTGAGGCTTTTTCAATTAAGACTTCTTCTAAAAATCAAGAAAGTAATTACGAAAGGCTTGAGTTTTTAGGAGACGCTGTTTTGGGTACAATTGTTTCGTGCCATCTGTTTCAAACTTATCCTAAAGCTAATGAAGGATATATGACACAGATGAAATCTAAAATTGTAAATAGGAAAAATCTAAACAAATTAGGGGAAGATTTAAAGCTTACCGATCTTTTACAAAAAAACAATCATGTTGTTGCTTTAGGAGAAAACATTTCAGGGAATCTCTTTGAAGCGCTAGTTGGTGCTGTTTATTTAGATTTCCAATACGAAATTTGTAAAAAAATCGTTTTGGATAGACTTCTTACGCCATCAGAAATCAATAAGCTTGAAAATAAAATTGTAAGCTACAAAGGTCTTTTGCTGGAATGGAGCCAGAAAAAGAAGCTGAATATAAAGTACGAAACTTGTGAAGAAATTCAGGTTAACAAGTCAGTCGTCTTCCGATGTCATGTTTGGCTGGGAAGCGAAAAGATTTCCAATGCCACAGAAACTTCAAAGAAAAAAGCAGAAGAAAAAGCTGCACAGAGAGCATTTTATATTTTAAATAAAAAAGAAAATATACTTGGAAATCCAAAAACTTTATGA
- the fabF gene encoding beta-ketoacyl-ACP synthase II, translated as MELKRVVVTGFGAITPVGNNANEYWESLVKGKSGAAPITLFDATNFKTRFACEVKNFNPLDHFEKKEAKKMDRNTQLGLVAAREAVSHSRIMEDNVDKNRVGVIWGSGIGGLETFETEVLGWANTDIPRFNPFFIPKMIADITPGHISIEYGFHGPNYTTVSACASSANALIDSKMLIQLGKADVIVCGGSEAAVTASGVGGFNAMMALSTRNDSPTTASRPFDKDRDGFVLGEGAGSIILEEYEHAVKRGATIYAELLGGGMSADAHHMTAPHPEGLGAYLVMKNCLEDAGLTTDEVDHINMHGTSTPLGDIAESNAISRLLGEHAFDIQINSTKSMTGHLLGAAGVIEAIAALGTIIHGIVPPTINHFTDDESIDSRLNFTFNNAVKKDVKVAMSNTFGFGGHNACVLFKKI; from the coding sequence ATGGAATTAAAAAGAGTAGTTGTAACTGGTTTTGGCGCAATAACACCCGTCGGTAATAATGCGAATGAATACTGGGAAAGTCTTGTAAAAGGCAAGAGCGGAGCCGCTCCTATTACTCTTTTTGATGCCACAAACTTCAAAACTAGGTTTGCTTGCGAGGTGAAAAACTTCAATCCATTAGACCATTTCGAAAAGAAAGAGGCTAAAAAAATGGATAGAAACACCCAGCTTGGGCTAGTTGCTGCGAGAGAAGCAGTGAGCCATTCAAGAATCATGGAAGACAATGTTGATAAAAACAGAGTCGGAGTGATTTGGGGATCAGGAATTGGTGGTTTAGAAACTTTCGAAACCGAAGTTTTGGGCTGGGCAAATACAGACATCCCAAGATTTAACCCTTTCTTTATTCCTAAAATGATTGCGGATATTACACCGGGGCATATCTCTATAGAATATGGTTTCCATGGTCCCAATTATACTACAGTTTCTGCTTGTGCATCATCTGCAAATGCATTAATTGATTCTAAAATGCTTATTCAGCTCGGTAAAGCAGACGTTATCGTTTGTGGAGGGTCTGAAGCTGCTGTTACAGCAAGTGGCGTTGGAGGATTTAATGCTATGATGGCGCTTTCTACAAGAAATGATAGCCCTACTACTGCATCAAGACCTTTTGACAAAGACAGAGACGGATTTGTTTTAGGTGAAGGAGCAGGATCTATCATCCTTGAAGAGTACGAACACGCTGTGAAGCGTGGAGCAACAATCTATGCAGAATTATTAGGTGGCGGTATGAGTGCAGATGCACATCACATGACGGCACCTCATCCTGAAGGTTTAGGAGCTTATTTAGTAATGAAAAATTGTCTGGAAGATGCAGGATTAACTACTGATGAAGTAGATCATATCAATATGCATGGTACTTCTACTCCATTAGGAGATATTGCAGAATCCAACGCAATTTCAAGATTATTAGGTGAGCATGCTTTTGACATTCAGATTAATTCTACAAAATCAATGACTGGCCATCTTTTAGGTGCAGCCGGTGTTATTGAAGCGATTGCTGCTTTAGGAACTATAATTCATGGTATTGTACCTCCTACAATCAACCATTTTACTGATGATGAAAGCATCGACAGCAGATTAAATTTTACATTTAATAACGCTGTAAAAAAAGATGTAAAAGTAGCCATGAGTAATACTTTTGGATTTGGTGGGCACAATGCTTGCGTTCTTTTTAAGAAAATCTAA
- a CDS encoding acyl carrier protein: MSDIASRVKAIIADKLDVEETEVTPEASFTNDLGADSLDTVELIMEFEKEFNIQIPDDQAEKITTVGHAIAYIEEVVNK; this comes from the coding sequence ATGTCAGACATTGCATCAAGAGTAAAAGCTATCATCGCTGATAAGCTTGACGTTGAAGAAACAGAAGTAACTCCTGAGGCTAGCTTCACTAACGATTTAGGAGCTGATTCTTTGGATACCGTTGAATTAATTATGGAATTTGAAAAAGAATTCAACATTCAGATTCCTGATGATCAGGCTGAAAAAATTACTACTGTAGGTCACGCTATCGCTTATATCGAAGAAGTAGTAAATAAATAA
- a CDS encoding bacteriocin-like protein: MKNLKKLRKDQLKTIKGSGGVKELPDPDFCMYYCDGIVICATCSDDFKCPDNSI, translated from the coding sequence ATGAAAAACTTGAAAAAATTAAGAAAAGATCAATTAAAAACAATTAAAGGGTCGGGTGGAGTTAAAGAATTACCGGATCCAGATTTTTGCATGTATTACTGTGATGGGATTGTAATTTGTGCAACTTGTAGTGATGATTTTAAATGCCCGGATAATTCTATTTAA